GCAGGTGAGCCAAAACATGAATTTGAGACACAGACGCCAGCCACTGTGCTTATTATGAGAACATTTCACATTGCAGACggagtttttatttatttttcggCTGAATTACAGCCACAACACCTCCGCGAGGCTGAAGCAGTCTGTCAGATCTGCTCACAactgccctcctcctccacacaaacacaaacagcggACCAGATGAAGCCTGGAGGACAAACATGTTGTCCGCTCCGATTAATTTGTTGTTGCTCCAAAGAGACATTAACAGCAGACCACAGACAAGTGAGAAGAGTGTTGCTGTCTACAGCCTGAAGGGTCCGACTTAACTTCTTGTACACCCACGTTGTTGTCTCATACAGGAATTTCTTAACTGTAAACAGGAGTTTGTGCTCAATTTCCTGTTTCCGCAGTTCAATGTCTGTACtcagtgtcacattttattGTCTAACAATAATCATTCCTTATACTTATAGTTAATAACCAATCATCCCTTCATGTCTAGTAAGTACTGACTGGACCAAATCCATATACATAaactgtcacttttcatgttttcagccATGTAACTAAAGAACAGCTCTAAGGCAGCATTACATCATCTGGTGGAGTTTCTGGGGCTGCAACTGACACGTCTTTTCATTATCGATTAGTCAACGGTTCATTTTCTGGACAATTAAGTGCACCATCATCTTCAGGGAGCCACAGTATGTCTGTCTAAGTCTAAGTCAGGAGAAGGTGGTGGCCGTTTAGTCTTTTTAATTCTcataaaaaaaagggagaattTGAACATCTATAATTCCACGAGAAGTTTGCAAAACTAACCCTGCTGATGGAGATCTACTGACATGATCGAGCAGCTTCTTAATCATCATTTATTAGCTTATTCCTGAAAAGGTCTCCGCTGCccacaaatatttacattttaaaatcaaagtgAAGTAGTAACACACAGATGGAGTTTTCATGGGTACTAAACACCATCAAAGATGTGTGTATACTAATATTCTATACACTTCTTTTACTCCCTGTCCCCGACAGATTCCGACTATCTGACATCTCCTGTTAAGTCAGCTGAAATCAGTCACGTCTGAACATTGTCACATATTAGCACTTTGCCTTATTTTCCAGCTACGCTGGTCTCACCCTGCGCGCCCCTCTGACGTTGGCTTTGCTTACATGAAATGAAACGGTGAAACTGAAGCTGTAGCTGTTGTTTGCACCTTCGAGGTGCTGCCTGTGATGACTTTGTGTTATTACCTCTTTGCTTGGTGTGAGGACACTGCGATTTGACAGCCAAATGCCAAAGCGGTCATAAACATCATAGATGAGAGATTCTTTTTGGAAACATCGCATAACACAATATATGGCATTCAAATATGTGTATtggctgacattttgttttaattatttttccctTAGTTTCCCACACGTCCTAAACAGACTGCCTGGAGTCTGAGTTTAATAGATTTTCCAAATCCAAATAGCAGGATTAAACCAGAGACTCACACGTCCTATGTAGGGGTATGAGGCATCAGAGTCGATGCCCTGGTTGTCGATGACATACTGGAAGGCTCTGTGCATGAAGCCTCCATTGCAGCCGTGGTTGCCGTATTTGCTCGAACAGTCCACGAGGTTTTGGGGGCTGAGGTCCACCAGCTTCCCTGTAGTCTTGGCTAACTGGCCCTCCAAGGCCCCTGCAGCACTGAAGGCCCAGCAGGAACCACAAGAACCCTGGATGTAAGCGAGTGGAGTTACTGTAATCCGATTtacacaatgcaaaaaaaaaaagaaaaagatatggAACATATGCCAAATATTTCTCTAAATGTCCACTTTGTTAGCCTTAGTTTGATTTCACATTTGGCAGCACAACCTGAGACGGAGCCAGCAGAGTTTAAGAGGTTCAACTCTCCCCCTTTTGTCAATTATATTTAACACGTTGCACAGAACGAAATCAATACTTGTGTGTCTCCGGTCGAATGATGCTCATCTGCACAACAccagtgtgaaataaaaatctcttctttttttttttggctcaaaGAAGCATTCTACCAACATGATGAGGTTTTTCACGTGGTCCCATTGTAAATCAACttcttttaacattttgaaaaaaaaaagaagaaacattttaaaatactacACTTTTCTTATTATTGACTTTTCACAGCAAGACTCAGCTAGcaagaaaaaaagtcatcagTGATTATTTAGTGAAGTGACTGTGGTCGCTCTTTTAATCAGTCTGGCTTCATTTGTCTTAAGCTTACTACCACTGACATCTTGCTGTGTAACTTCAAATAGTAAagctttcagaaaaaaacaattaatgcaACACATGGGCCTAGTCAAATAGATATTGCTccaaatattatattttttacatagtGGTTTAACATCTCAATTTGACTATGAAACATagaatagaaatgaaaaataatggaTTTCTTCAGGAACAACCTAAAAGTGAAAGGATCAAAACCAGTGTTCACGTAAAGAGCGTGTAGCAAAttgaaaagattaaaacaagAGATCAAATCTTCATAGAAACACTTTGCAGAAGAAACAGTTGTTTCCACACGTGGGATGTGGCGCTGGTGTTTGTGGTGTTACAGCGTGTCAGACAGTGATTTCACATTTCTTCGGCCACAAAACCAAGTCGATGTAGCAAAAAAACGTACAAAGCTGGCATCTGTGGTGATGTCTTCCTGCGTAAACACGAAGCACTTTaacagatgaggaagaggacgaaTGCGGGAAGTGGGCCTTGTGGCGTGATGACTGCGCTGATTGCGTCACTGTGCACATGAAATGGTTCTGCTTTCACCATCAGTGCTGATGAATCCTGTGACTGCGCTCTTacatgactgactgatggaAATTGAATCCCACTGactatgtttttgttttttacctgcATCTTGACAGAGGTGACGCAGCCCTTCTCTCTCCAGTCAATGCTGTCTGCTACATCAGCGCCTGATGTCCCCGCAAAGGGAGACGGTGCCCTCTGGATGTCAGTGGGAGGACTGAGTGTGGCAAAAGACTGCTGGATCTCCTCTGGTGTCTGGAAGCAAGGAGAAGCAAGTAGTTCAGAATGTTCTATAGTCATTTAGCAGGGTTggaaatacagttttaaaaggACAGAAGTCTGAAGAGGGGGGGAAAGTCTGTTTTTGATTCCTATTGGACTGAAATCCATCATTTACAAAAGTCACACATATATGAAGTAAGTCTGCACCTAAGAACCATTTACATCACTAATTAATCTGTTCAAGGTGATTGTCTGTTGTAATCTGAAATAAGGCCCCTGTAATGgaacagaaaaaatatttaagtcactacaatttgaagaaaaaagaaaaaaatagttgCAGTCAGTCCTTCACTGCTGATGTTCCATGTGTATCTTTGGAACTGCAATATCAAACTTTTATGAGCACAGATAACAGTCCTGTTAGTACACAGATTAAAGCCACTGGAGCCAACCAGATAAACATGCTTCAGTCTGTGCTTTGCCTACATGATCACCTTTCTGCCCTCTGAGCTCCTTATTGAGTCAGAGCTCACTTTACTTCCAGTCCTTGTTTGTTATGGCTCAAATGACACTAACCAAACTGGAGTCAAATTCGGCTTGAATATTGCCAAAGAATCTGTGACACAGACTAAAATACACCAAACACCACTTAGTTAACATTCCAGAGTGTAGTCTGAATCCTTTAGTCATTCATTAAGTTAAGTAGTCTGTTTACTCCATGTGAAGTCTCAAAGGTTTGAGCCATGACACTGTGGAGTGAAAGTCCGAGCAGCGGAAGAGCCAAACGTAGATAAGGATAAAGAGCAGCTGGCTACCTAGCTGAAGCTCTCTTTCTTCGTAAAAAAAACTGCACCAGCCAGTGCAATGTCACGTTAATCCTCCATGTTAATGTACTGCACTGCTTCGCAATCACTGTGCAAACCCAGGAGCTGAAGAATGTGATCCGACAAGCAAACGCTACCAAACACCAGTGTTGAAAAACAGGTCACACAAGaaaagtttcatttaaaaaaaaaaaaaacgctcaGTGATTTCATAAAGCAGAAGGGAATTGTAGCAATCAGCAAATGTTACTCAATCAGGACGATACAGTGCATTTCTAGTGTCAGTACCTTAATGTTGCAGAGCGGCataaacatttacatgtaaTTTAATTACAGCAAACTTACTGACAGAAAGATAAACAGGGGGCCTCCAGGGCCACATCTACTCCGTATCTCTCTGACCTTCTATCGTTATTAATGCCATGGTGGTTAACGAATAAAATtagtaataataaatcaataaaaagctttttttccttccgtatagagtgagtgagtgtctcaCCATGTCTCCCATGTGGTTCATGCCCAGTTCGTAGGAGTGAAGCCCCATGGAGGCCTCCAGGTTGTGCATGGTAATGAGCATTAGGTTCTTCTCCCACAACTCCCTACGGCGCCAATCCTCCACCTAAAGACAACGGCATATAGAAAGAGTGCATGAGGTCAATTTCTGTATAAGTTAATATATACATCTGAAATATGGATTTTGCGCTCACAAacggaaaagaaaaacatatttcatcCACCcctattttttaaattcatacaTACCTCATTATGGTACTTCTTCTCGTGTGTCTTCTTCCACAGGTCCCAGTGGGCTTCAAGCCTGCTGTCAAACCCCGACGCTGCCCCCGCACACAGGCAGATGAGCAGCAGGCTCCCCAACATCAggcctgtaaacacacacacagcggtgGAGCGCAGGAGAAGTCAGGATGTCGTCTGACCTTTGATTGAAACGACTGCTAGAGAGCACAGCGAGAAAACACAGTGCCCGGCAGAGATCACGCCtccagtcagaaacacacaaaaaggtTTCCGCTTCATGAAAACCACACACAGAGCATCACCGTCTGAGCCGCTGGAGGATCAGTGATGACAAAATGTTTCCAGGGGTTGCATTGAAttctaaataaaacagcagagataCACATCTTTTCCTGGAGGTCTTAAATTCTCACCTGCATAAACTGAAACCCAAGCAACAAAATGAATGCGTGCACGTAATTAAGTTCATATTCTTTTATGTAACACAGCTTTTTGGCTAAGCCCTGCACACACGCAGCAATGTTAAATAAACAGCTGAACAAACTTCATCATGTCAGCGTTGTAAATCTGTCACTTTGTGGCTGGTTAACTTACTTTCTTACCTTGTACACGCTGGTGTGGTTCAGCTATCCTAACTAGCTGCAGCAATAGTTCACTGCTAGCCTAACTAGCAGCCTTCAGAATACCTGCATACTTGGAACATAGGTTTAGCCCAATATGGACGACAACAGGCAGACAAGCAGGCGTGGTGTGAGGTCACAGGGTGATCGACATCCAAAAAGAATGACCAATTTAATAAAGTACATGAAAACAGATCcatagagagagacagtctCATATCTAAGGCATGGAGCAGGAGTTACCTCTTCTTTCATTGATGCTTCTATACAGCATTATTATTCCAGAACAACCAGAAAACTTTAGGATAAACTCAAATACCATTTAATAAGTAGTACTGTTGAAGGGGAAGTGGTTATTCATGTGTTACCTTTGTTTGTCAGTTAGGTAAgaaatcagcagcagctcattaaaACCGaacttcagtttttcagtttgtgCCGTGTCTTTCGTAATCAACTGTagaaatgacatgaaatgaaacatgcgTCTACTGAACTGCTGTAAAGGTATAAAGCTGTTTCTAAAAGAGAAAGGTACACATCTGTACTGATTCTGAGTCTAATCCTCTTCTGACCAATAAGTATTTCAGGGTGCTGTCTAATTTAGGTCAGGTGAGATCATGAGCAGGTTacaaaaaccaaactgaaaaatACTTTATGTCCAAATGTTCAGCGCATAATAGGTGGAAAAGAATTGCCCTGGGAGAAGGTGAGTGTTTATTTCCTACTATTCAATGCGAAGTTATTATCTTACAATCAGTCGTTTATTTACGCCCGACAGGCCTAGATCATTTACAGAcggtgtttgtgtgcaaatggCTTTTTTACAGCAGTGATTCTCTCACAGCAGGAATGTAAATGGTGTGTGCTCCGCCTGCCATAACAGCGACAGAATTACTTATATTTGGAAAGAATTCATGCCAACATTTTTTGGCAAGCAACTGAAGCATCACAATTTTTTATGGTTTACGGTTTGGAAAGTCAAAGCACCTGGTTAAAGATGTTGTTCTTGGTAAAGTGTGGTTAGGGTTAAAAGTTGAAGTTAAAGCCTTGCTTCTCTTATTACTGGACCAGTattgtgtgttcatgttcacGACTGGACAGTTTTGAGGCGATGCATCATTTGCATATGTTGATGTGATAAAGCATGACTCATTTGCATGGTTTCGAGATAGAGGCACTACCGTCAGCTTTCAGAGCTCCTGTCCCATCTCGCAGTTTTAACCTTTTACCTTACTTCTGAATGCTTTTTCAGAATACCTGCATATTTGCGACACAAGTTTACCTTAATATGGAGGCTGACAAGCTCCATGACGGCAGGTGTGGCTTTCTACCCTAAACGCCCTGGGTGATAGACAAACCCAGCTCCTAATGTTGAGCCCTCGTCGTGTTTCAGAGTAGTTCACGTTCCGCTCCGTGGTGATATTTGAGGCTGGtagttattttacatttcattacacTGAAGCGACATCATCTCTTACACCTCCATCTTAGACTGTGTCGAAGGGTGTCACTTCCTCAAATCTAAAGCTATTCGTGTGTTCATAAATCCCCAAGCAAGACAAATGTCACAAGACCAGAACTGAGAGTAATGAGCAAGTAATAAATCTGTCCAGAAGCACCGGGGCTGTCAGGAAGAAGCAGCATCACTTAATGTCTAATGAAGGGACTCTAAAGGACGTTGTTACAGCAGCTTTACAACGGTTTGCTACAAACAATCATTACTTTCAATTACAAAAACCCCAAGATTACATTTCAACTGACATCACAATTATTTAGCTGAGACTTCCAACCTTAGACTAAGAGCATTCGACCGTGTGGCTGAATCACACCGGTGTAGAACATTCACCGACCACGCACCGCAGTCAGAGGGTTTCATttcttcagctgctttcacGGCCTAAGGTGCAGTCTGAGCAGGTGACTCGGTCGTTCCACCACATTAACACAAAGCCAAACCTTTGGCCACAATCTGAAACTGTTGAAGTGACTAACTAGTTAGAGATAGTTAGATATGTTTGGCATCTGGCCAAGTTACACTGGACATTAGCCAAAAAATGATTGTTTATGTTGTTCAtcttccttttcatttcaagaAGCACATAATCAGGTTTTAAATGTACACTGTACAGCACCTGGCTGGTAGACAGCCCAGAGAATGATCAGATCAGCAACACACACTTAGATCTAACATTAGATCTACTTCTATCACTTAGAAATAACATTCTATCTACTTCTATCACTTAGAAATAACATTATATCTACTTCTATCACTTAAATATAACATTCTATCTACTTCTATCACTTAGATCTAACATTCTATCTACTTCTATCACTTAGATCTAACATTCTATCTTTACATATAACACTAGATCTAGTGTAACACTGGTACAGTAATATGATCCTCGGTCACTGAaacaacacctgaacacaaagAAATCCCTGAGATCAAAACGAAAGTGAGAGCAAACCCTCGTTACTGACTTTAAAGCTCGTTCTTGacgttattattattcaaaccCGTCCTGATATGAACTATGACTGGTACGGATCGATCAGCTGAGGAGAAGAGCGCAGGGGCTCAGCACAAGTGTCGGACTTGCCTGGATCGGTCGGACTCATCGCTGCCTCCGTGGACCTGAACGCACCCTCACTGTTTCCTGGTTCATATTTATGGGGAACATGATGTCACATGGTTCTTCCTCATCAGAAACACGGTGTGTCCGGTTATCACCTGAGGCAGACTAGACCAGGTTATTCACTCATCTACTTTTAAAGAACAGTATaaaggatcaggatcaggatcagagCCAcatgaaggagtgaaggagtgaggGTGTGTTCTCTTTGAGTTCAGTGATGAACACATTGAAACCATGACATTTACCTTCACATTTATCctgtcttctttcttcttttaccAAAACTCAGTTCTCACTGTCAGCCCCTCCAGgctgtaaaatgaaatacacCTCACAACACTAAAATGGTTTGGTGAAACAAACAAGTGCTTAAATGTGCACATTTGCTCAAGTAGGACCAATTCACAGCGCAGCAGTTCCATTTTTCCTTGCTTAAACTTTTACCCTGCTACATTTCAGGGGTGAATTTTTctctccactgcatttattttggcagctttagttactttgcagatttagattattagcacaactaaaataaatgatgaagtAATGTACAGGTCAAACTCCCCTGCAGTGTAAAGTAATTAAACGTAACAGGAGAATACTGCAGGGGATTTTAGCACATTTGTTTGGGGCGCTACCCACACGTTTAGCTGTGTCGCTCATTCCCTGAATGCACAATCCTTACAAGTTGTACCTCGTTGTAAAGGTGACTAATCAGGCTTTCCAACGATATAAAATACAATACCAATTGGTATTATTAAAGGGGAGAAATAATTGactgaaataactttttttgaGGAGCTTATATgattctgaaatgggccattgTGCATGATGAGTGCttagattttttatttgaagTATACGTTGATGCTAATACCTCTGTAATTTTACTTACATaagctttgattttatttgtattttgacaCTGTGGTGTTAAAACctgaacttaaaaaaaatgtttgaatacTTCTTAAATGCCCCATCATCACTGAAATCCAGCATCTTATCATCAGGTTCTTGCAGTGCTCTTTAATGTTGAGGCAGTGGAGTGACTGTGAGACATCCTGTGTTTCTCAGGGTGGAAAAACTGGAGAAAGAAAAACGTGCCACCTGTGGGGAGAATAAATCTGTATAATAAATGATGTGGCAAGCTGATAATCCTGGTATGGGAGTGAAACTGGTGGTACAGTGGTGGTGCGTTAAAAATCTTTGGATTCAGTGTCTGGGGTCAAATCAAGTCAAATgaagtcaaatcaaatcatgtaaaatgtcaaactgttgctGTGACCATTATCAGTGAGGTCTTTTAAAATCAGATGAAAACAGTTCATTAAGGGAATAAACTAACACTAGTTTGTAGATTCAagagattcaagattcaagattcattCCCTTGAATGCAATTAGCATGATTAAACATGAttagattaaaatgaaaagatagCTAGATATCTTGTCAATGcttgagccccccccccccagtcctcccTACACTCCTTATGCTCCACTCTATGCTTCTTCTAACGTTTGGTTTTATGCTTTGATGAGTCCAATagcaggagaagagaagaagtcCTAACTCACAATGATGATCAAAACCGTCAACCTCTGGCaaggaggagagtgaagagGATCAGGCTGCTGCGAGGAGACTCCAGTAGTCTGGTGACAGTGACTCCATGACACTCTGCAGGAGTCACCAGATCACCCTTTTTAACCCTGACCAGTGATCTTCAGGATAGCCCTTGCATCTGACAGGGCTGAAAACACTCCATGTAGTGTTTTGCATTGGGCCTGCTTgtattttttccatattttggtGGCTGGATGAACCTTTCTTTCATTCTGAGGGCCGGTCTTTGCATCTGGCAGGGCTATCAACGCCCTGTGCATGTTATCTTCGCTCGCTCGGTCGTCTGTTTGAGTGAATCGTCCTCATCAGAGCACTAATGATTCCTACTGGTTGGCCTGGGCTCTGCACAGTCGGAGGTGGAACTAGGGTTGGCTGGGTTGGACCTTCCACATGTCATTCCCTTCCCAGAGAAGCTCACTGAAGAGGGGTGACTGGCAACATGGCTGTCTGCAGTCTGATCAACAGTAGAGTCAGCAATGATTGGAccgcgagagagagagagagagagagaagaaaacaagaagaggaCAAGCTCCAAAAACAAGAGGAACACAAATGTCTTTCTGTAATTAACCGTCATGTTTAAGCCACTGTGCAAACTATCTACAGCTCTTCTAGAgctcagcagcaaaacaaatacCCCCTCATGCCAGCGGTCCTTCGCTGATCAACACgttagctgctgctctcctTAACCTCTGCCTTCAGCTCCAGTTAGCTGCTGCCACTGGCTGCTCCACCGCTGACTGCTCCCTCTCCTCGTGTCTTGTGCATGTGCACTATATCACctgttgctgattggctggagtAGGTCTGTCTGAGCGAATTGGCTTACAGGGcctggactgtgtgtgtagaCTCAGAATAGGGCAGCTAGCAGACTGTGAGTAGATACACTCCTCCTTTGGCAAAAAGAGATTGGATTAGGAGCCCTCACTACACCTCCAAATATTAGCAGCAGAAAGCAATATactgtgcttgcgtgggttttctccgggtactctggcttcctcccacagacatgcaggttaattggggactctaaattgcccgtaggcgtgagcgtgagtggttgtctgtctctgtgtgtcggccctgtggtCGGCTGGTGacctgcctctcgcccgaagtcagctgggattggctccagctcccccgcaaccctgaaggataagcagtgtagataatggatggatggatagttaAATAACCTCTGTGGTACTGATTCATGTAGATGAAGTGAAGTATGTGGTGAAGTTTGAGAGACACTGACAGCAGAAGAAAAGAAGGATCCACATTCATGAGTGTTTCTTTGATATCACAGGGCAGGACTCTTCCTCAGAGTGGATGCCAAGCAAACCACAGAAAAAGCCAGCATCACACAATCAGTCTGATGTGTAGAAGCTCCGGCACCACGTCAGTCCACTGAACACATTCAGCACCTGACTTTCTACAGTTTACTGCTTTGATGTTGAATTCAGACATGTCgaatgatgctgtgttttgtgaGAGAAAAGTACTGTCCCTACTTAACACTTATACTCTTCTAGGCTACTTCGCAGAAGGAAATActatactttttactccactacatttatttgatagatTGCAGATTTGCAGATTCAGGTTAAATTTGAAAtgtaatcaaaaaataaatgatgatgtatgAATATCATTTGGggcaaatggtctgtatttgtatagaacctttctagttatttcaacgactcaaagcgctttacatgacatcctcattcacccattcacacatcattcatacaggaggaatgtaatttgaaggagactattctttcatactcattcacacactgaagccagcaaggcttcaggagcaagttggggttcagtgtcttgcccaaggacacatCAACAtgtaggagctggggatcgaacccccaaCCCCcacactctaccactgagccacagctgcccgtTGTAAGACCTAACAACACATGTAATTCATTACAAatgcagctgttttaggaaattacttAGCCTCGTCTCCATAGAAACAGTCAAGCTCCCTCCACCATTAAAAAGTTAAAGACATAATTTTTCAGGATCCAAGGAGAAATGGATTTAAATGGATGGAAATAGCATTAACTTGTCATACTGTTGACTTACAAAGGACATGTTTTTGTGCAGAAAGTTACCGGGAGCGGACCCTCTGGACTGATGTGAATTGTTAGAATTAAGAGATGATAAAATCTAGTGGTTAAATGGAGTAATGTAGTGGTTATAGTCAATCAGTTGGTACTATTTCTTTGAGACTGGGTTGTCTAATATGAGTGGAGAGTCAGCAACTAGATATTTGTTTGCAGTAAACTACAAGCTAATGTTAACTCTAACTTGCTAACC
The nucleotide sequence above comes from Pempheris klunzingeri isolate RE-2024b chromosome 8, fPemKlu1.hap1, whole genome shotgun sequence. Encoded proteins:
- the LOC139204984 gene encoding cathepsin S-like — translated: MLGSLLLICLCAGAASGFDSRLEAHWDLWKKTHEKKYHNEVEDWRRRELWEKNLMLITMHNLEASMGLHSYELGMNHMGDMTPEEIQQSFATLSPPTDIQRAPSPFAGTSGADVADSIDWREKGCVTSVKMQGSCGSCWAFSAAGALEGQLAKTTGKLVDLSPQNLVDCSSKYGNHGCNGGFMHRAFQYVIDNQGIDSDASYPYIGRSQQCRYNPAYRAANCSQYRFLPQGDEGVLKQALATIGPISVGIDATHPRFTFYRSGVYNDPSCTQNVNHGVLAVGYGTLNGQDYWLVKNSWGARFGDQGYIRMSRNNDNQCGIALFPCYPIM